A window of the Dyadobacter pollutisoli genome harbors these coding sequences:
- the rho gene encoding transcription termination factor Rho produces MPTIDELNIKLLSELKEIAGSLGIPDHTKLPKKELITRILSQQETAQVAEAPVATETFADDSDEPKKKRVRRPVETTPIAVKPNSRPARNKKDGTSAKSSIPLFDPVIRSENLKRNSEMLKNFELTEESDSESDTLNDLGKEEAVAAAEVETAAEVETPEEKTTEENAEGEENTSTKEERPFRATHETPERQPQQQPQPNREDPSSKIKRNYNNYVREFDGLIVNEGVLEIMQDGGYGFLRSADYNYLASPDDIYVSPSQIKLFGLKTGDTVKGQIRPPKEGEKYFALLRVETVNGKTTEEIRDRIPFEYLTPLFPDECLKLSSRPDQYSTRILDLFAPIGKGQRGMIVAQPKTGKTVLLKEIANAITRNHPEVFLLILLIDERPEEVTDMQRSVRAEVIASTFDEQADRHVKVASIVLEKAKRMVECGHDVVILLDSITRLARAYNTVVPSSGKILSGGVDANALHKPKRFFGAARNVEHGGSLTIIATALIDTGSKMDEVIFEEFKGTGNMELQLDRKLSNKRVFPAIDVMASGTRREDLLLDKETLKKVWILRKHMSDMNAMESMDFLLEHMKGTRNNEEFLISMNR; encoded by the coding sequence ATGCCTACAATTGATGAATTGAACATTAAGCTCCTATCTGAGCTGAAAGAAATAGCAGGTAGTCTTGGGATACCTGATCACACAAAACTCCCTAAAAAAGAACTAATTACCAGGATCCTGTCACAACAAGAAACTGCACAGGTTGCCGAAGCACCCGTTGCTACCGAAACTTTTGCCGACGACTCGGACGAACCTAAGAAAAAAAGGGTACGCAGGCCGGTTGAAACTACTCCAATAGCAGTTAAACCTAATAGCCGCCCTGCCAGAAACAAAAAAGACGGTACATCTGCTAAGTCGTCCATTCCATTGTTTGATCCTGTTATCAGGAGCGAAAACCTGAAAAGGAATAGCGAGATGTTGAAGAACTTCGAATTGACTGAGGAAAGCGATTCGGAAAGCGACACATTAAACGACCTGGGTAAAGAAGAAGCTGTTGCCGCTGCAGAAGTAGAAACCGCGGCGGAAGTGGAAACTCCGGAAGAAAAGACAACGGAGGAAAACGCTGAAGGAGAAGAAAATACTTCTACGAAAGAAGAAAGGCCTTTTCGTGCTACCCATGAAACTCCGGAGCGCCAGCCTCAGCAACAGCCCCAACCCAATCGCGAAGATCCTTCTTCTAAAATCAAACGCAATTATAACAACTACGTCAGGGAATTTGACGGCCTGATCGTCAACGAAGGTGTTCTTGAAATTATGCAGGACGGAGGATATGGATTCCTGCGCTCCGCCGACTACAACTACCTGGCCAGCCCCGACGATATATATGTATCTCCTTCTCAGATTAAATTGTTCGGCCTTAAAACCGGTGATACTGTAAAAGGCCAGATCCGCCCACCCAAAGAAGGTGAAAAATATTTTGCCTTGCTGAGAGTTGAAACAGTTAATGGTAAAACAACCGAAGAGATCCGTGACCGTATTCCTTTTGAGTACCTTACCCCTCTTTTCCCTGACGAATGTCTGAAACTCAGCTCTCGTCCTGACCAATATTCTACCAGGATACTCGATCTTTTCGCACCGATCGGAAAAGGACAGCGTGGTATGATCGTTGCGCAGCCTAAAACAGGTAAAACTGTTTTATTGAAAGAAATTGCAAATGCTATTACCCGCAACCACCCGGAGGTTTTCCTCCTGATCCTGCTGATCGACGAACGTCCGGAAGAGGTTACGGATATGCAACGCAGCGTTCGCGCCGAAGTAATTGCTTCTACCTTTGACGAACAGGCTGACCGTCACGTGAAAGTGGCCAGCATTGTTTTGGAAAAAGCAAAAAGAATGGTTGAATGCGGTCACGACGTCGTGATCCTCCTCGATTCTATCACCCGTTTGGCACGTGCGTATAATACTGTTGTTCCTTCTTCCGGTAAGATCCTTTCAGGTGGTGTGGATGCAAATGCATTGCACAAACCTAAGCGTTTCTTTGGAGCAGCGAGGAATGTTGAGCATGGTGGTTCATTGACCATTATCGCTACTGCATTGATTGATACAGGTTCCAAAATGGATGAAGTTATCTTTGAAGAATTCAAAGGTACTGGTAACATGGAATTACAGCTGGATCGTAAGCTTTCCAACAAGCGTGTATTCCCTGCCATTGATGTAATGGCCTCAGGTACACGTCGCGAGGACCTGCTTTTGGATAAAGAAACACTCAAAAAGGTATGGATTCTCCGCAAACACATGTCAGATATGAATGCCATGGAGTCCATGGATTTCCTTCTCGAACATATGAAAGGAACCCGAAACAATGAAGAATTCCTCATTTCGATGAACCGATAG
- a CDS encoding type III pantothenate kinase: MNVIVDSGNTYSKIGWFHEEKLIRYTTRLSFDELIGSIRSEIPQNIIYSSVNRTGEEFANALDIPVNILNLTPDTPLPVTKNYDTPETLGADRIAACVGANFLYPNEDLVVIDMGTCITYDLIDANATFQGGLISPGVKMRFNAMHSFTKRLPLVEPEPNAVLIGKSTKQAMRSGVMNGVLAEIEGIIQRYRHKSPSLRVVLCGGDAAFFESSLKPPIFAVPELVLIGLNRILTYNVSLQ, from the coding sequence ATGAATGTGATTGTTGACTCTGGTAATACTTACTCCAAAATCGGTTGGTTCCACGAAGAAAAACTGATACGCTATACGACGCGGTTGAGTTTTGATGAACTGATCGGGAGTATACGATCAGAAATTCCCCAGAATATTATTTATTCCTCGGTAAACCGGACAGGCGAGGAGTTTGCAAACGCGCTGGATATACCGGTCAATATCTTGAATCTCACACCGGATACACCCCTGCCGGTAACGAAGAACTACGATACGCCCGAAACACTTGGTGCTGATCGCATTGCGGCTTGTGTGGGTGCCAATTTTCTATACCCCAATGAAGATCTGGTAGTGATCGATATGGGCACCTGCATTACATATGATCTCATCGACGCAAATGCGACGTTTCAGGGGGGATTAATTTCTCCCGGTGTTAAAATGCGATTCAATGCAATGCATTCGTTCACTAAAAGGCTTCCACTTGTGGAACCTGAACCGAATGCGGTTTTGATCGGTAAAAGCACGAAGCAGGCAATGCGAAGTGGGGTGATGAATGGGGTACTGGCAGAAATAGAGGGAATTATTCAGAGGTACCGACACAAATCACCCAGTTTACGCGTAGTATTATGCGGAGGGGATGCTGCTTTTTTTGAAAGTAGCCTGAAACCACCCATCTTTGCGGTGCCGGAATTGGTTTTAATAGGATTGAACAGAATTTTAACATATAATGTCTCTTTACAGTAG
- the lptC gene encoding LPS export ABC transporter periplasmic protein LptC, protein MLKKSVFRYNAKGDKFLSPFYLIALAALIFQACEGKKTKIGALYTGPLEIVNNVEVKYSEQGNMKVLMRTPKSLRYQNETKVFPDTINISFFDSLGTVVTRLRSDSGRYDQNADVYIVKGNVRVVMSQENQVLTTSELNWSPRTRKIFTEKPLAVRKLGTSEVTNAIGMDAEQDFTHIKFRKATGIYNFTSPQ, encoded by the coding sequence ATGTTGAAGAAATCAGTCTTCCGGTATAATGCAAAAGGAGATAAATTTTTATCTCCTTTTTATCTTATTGCCCTTGCTGCATTGATTTTTCAGGCGTGCGAAGGTAAAAAGACAAAAATTGGTGCATTGTATACCGGACCTCTTGAAATTGTCAATAATGTGGAAGTAAAATATAGTGAGCAGGGAAATATGAAAGTGCTGATGCGAACTCCGAAATCGCTTCGCTATCAGAACGAGACAAAAGTATTCCCTGACACGATCAATATCAGTTTTTTCGATTCCCTGGGTACCGTTGTTACCCGGCTTCGCTCTGATTCTGGGAGATATGATCAGAATGCCGATGTATATATTGTCAAAGGAAATGTTCGGGTCGTTATGTCCCAGGAGAACCAGGTTCTGACCACTTCGGAATTAAACTGGAGTCCGAGAACGCGCAAGATTTTTACGGAAAAACCCCTGGCTGTTCGCAAACTAGGTACCAGTGAAGTTACCAACGCGATCGGTATGGATGCGGAGCAGGATTTTACCCACATCAAATTCAGAAAGGCAACCGGTATTTATAATTTTACAAGCCCTCAATAA